A region from the Methanofollis liminatans DSM 4140 genome encodes:
- a CDS encoding DUF5806 family protein produces the protein MGQPEDRSDEINKYRKFRKVEGSTYHRVNQFLRKHTYITAREWAIARLCADFQTTSGAEMTFIGAHLPELVPFMTEPYTPQAVNQARNAFRNKVKMAGATFFYGALCGFFTPEELDDILFESSEVARFLMEIEGTALEIDEEIDLEDRVAAVMKNVSRSSAEILKERIKNSGSEKE, from the coding sequence ATGGGACAGCCGGAAGACCGCTCCGACGAGATCAACAAATACCGGAAGTTCAGGAAGGTCGAAGGCTCGACCTACCACCGCGTCAACCAGTTTCTCCGCAAACACACCTACATCACCGCGCGCGAGTGGGCGATAGCCCGCCTCTGCGCCGACTTCCAGACCACGAGCGGGGCCGAGATGACCTTCATCGGCGCACACCTGCCAGAACTCGTCCCGTTCATGACCGAACCCTACACGCCGCAGGCGGTGAACCAGGCCCGCAACGCCTTTCGGAACAAGGTGAAGATGGCCGGGGCGACATTCTTCTACGGCGCCCTCTGCGGTTTTTTCACGCCCGAAGAGCTCGACGACATCCTCTTCGAGTCGAGCGAGGTGGCGCGGTTCCTGATGGAAATCGAGGGGACGGCCCTTGAGATCGACGAGGAGATCGACCTCGAAGACCGGGTCGCCGCCGTCATGAAGAACGTCTCGCGTTCTTCGGCCGAAATCCTCAAAGAGCGAATAAAAAATTCAGGAAGTGAGAAGGAATGA
- the mobB gene encoding molybdopterin-guanine dinucleotide biosynthesis protein B → MKIIQIVGRSNTGKTTFIVDLIRELKAKGSVAAVKHLGHDRYAIEEGKDTTRYAEAGAGRSVGIDDEKAVTISSAPELTAVLTELCDAGTEYCIIEGFKTIPFPRVVIGDLETEDVVLRNPATPAEVIERLDRFEEFQTMQGVVRELRRSCPAERAGCILSFNGLVREITGEERTAYMDFSPSIDPLIREIEAEAAETPGVIGARFHHRKGRLYAGEDITYFAILAEHRQEAFLAMSRAIDRLKSEAHNKH, encoded by the coding sequence ATGAAGATCATCCAGATCGTCGGCCGGTCCAACACCGGCAAGACCACATTCATCGTGGATCTGATCAGGGAACTGAAGGCGAAGGGAAGCGTCGCCGCCGTCAAGCACCTCGGTCACGACAGGTATGCGATCGAAGAGGGGAAGGACACCACCAGGTACGCAGAGGCGGGCGCAGGGCGATCGGTCGGGATCGACGACGAAAAGGCGGTGACCATCAGCAGCGCGCCAGAACTGACCGCCGTCCTGACCGAACTCTGCGATGCCGGCACCGAGTACTGCATCATCGAGGGGTTCAAGACGATTCCGTTCCCGCGGGTCGTCATCGGCGACCTCGAAACAGAGGACGTCGTCCTGCGAAACCCGGCCACACCGGCAGAAGTGATCGAGCGCCTCGACCGGTTCGAGGAGTTCCAGACGATGCAGGGCGTCGTCAGGGAACTGCGGCGCTCCTGCCCGGCAGAACGGGCCGGGTGCATCCTCTCGTTCAACGGCCTCGTCAGGGAGATCACCGGCGAGGAGAGGACCGCGTACATGGACTTCTCCCCCTCGATCGATCCCCTGATCAGGGAGATCGAGGCCGAGGCCGCAGAGACGCCCGGCGTCATCGGCGCGCGTTTCCACCACCGCAAAGGGCGGCTGTACGCCGGCGAGGACATCACCTACTTCGCAATCCTTGCAGAGCACCGGCAGGAGGCTTTTCTGGCCATGAGCCGGGCAATCGACCGGCTTAAGAGCGAAGCCCACAATAAACACTGA
- the glmM gene encoding phosphoglucosamine mutase codes for MGDERVQKRLFGTNGVRGVIGQDMTPDLAMRIGKALGTMRKGRIAIGRDTRTSGEALACAVSAGLMATGCDVVDCGILPTPALQYIVMGGFEAGAMITASHNPPEYNGVKIIEPDGTEMGDEETLHLEEILFSGSFKTVPWDEVGGKKSEPNLREAYIDAIVGHFPPGIGQGMTVVVDPGSGPAAQTTPQILARLGCTVHTINGQMDGRFPGRLPEPSPEGLAPLAELVRETGAAFGVAHDGDADRAVFIDNLGRYVEENREFGLVEGFICKQTKGLVVTPVSTSLIAGAVAEENGCEVEFTPVGSIYVARQMRKLIAAGKPVAFGGEGNGGLIYPEHQFCRDGGMTAAMMVGLLHAAGAPLAALLDAMPAYHIIKEKIRTEHAADVIASLKMRHAGEDIDCRDGIRINRQGAWALVRPSGTEPMMRVIVEAEDEKTGTAFFADIMAEIRASAPDIAR; via the coding sequence ATGGGCGACGAACGAGTACAAAAAAGATTGTTCGGGACAAACGGGGTCAGGGGCGTCATCGGTCAGGACATGACGCCGGACCTTGCGATGCGGATCGGCAAAGCGCTCGGGACAATGCGCAAAGGGCGGATCGCCATCGGGAGAGATACACGGACCTCGGGAGAGGCCCTTGCATGCGCCGTCTCGGCAGGGCTGATGGCGACCGGGTGCGACGTCGTGGACTGCGGCATCCTGCCAACACCGGCACTGCAGTATATCGTGATGGGCGGGTTCGAGGCGGGGGCAATGATCACCGCCTCGCACAACCCTCCGGAGTACAACGGCGTCAAGATCATCGAGCCCGACGGCACCGAGATGGGAGACGAAGAGACGCTGCACCTTGAAGAGATCCTCTTCTCGGGATCGTTTAAAACCGTGCCCTGGGACGAGGTCGGCGGGAAGAAGAGCGAGCCGAACCTGAGGGAAGCCTACATCGATGCCATCGTGGGCCATTTCCCTCCCGGCATCGGGCAGGGCATGACCGTCGTTGTCGACCCCGGTTCAGGCCCGGCGGCACAGACCACCCCGCAGATCCTCGCGCGCCTGGGCTGCACCGTCCACACGATCAACGGTCAGATGGACGGCCGGTTCCCGGGCCGCCTCCCTGAACCGAGCCCTGAAGGGCTCGCGCCCCTTGCCGAACTGGTCAGGGAAACCGGCGCCGCCTTCGGCGTTGCCCACGACGGCGACGCCGACAGGGCGGTGTTCATCGACAACCTCGGCAGGTATGTCGAAGAAAACAGGGAGTTCGGCCTTGTGGAAGGCTTCATCTGCAAACAGACAAAAGGGCTCGTCGTCACCCCGGTATCCACCTCGCTGATCGCCGGGGCGGTGGCAGAAGAGAACGGGTGTGAAGTGGAGTTCACGCCGGTCGGGAGCATCTATGTCGCCAGGCAGATGCGCAAACTCATCGCCGCCGGAAAACCCGTCGCCTTTGGAGGAGAAGGAAACGGCGGGCTCATCTACCCGGAGCACCAGTTCTGCCGCGACGGCGGCATGACCGCCGCAATGATGGTCGGCCTGCTCCATGCGGCGGGCGCACCTCTCGCCGCCCTCCTGGACGCCATGCCGGCCTACCACATCATCAAAGAGAAGATCAGGACAGAACATGCCGCAGATGTCATCGCCTCCTTAAAGATGCGGCATGCAGGCGAGGACATCGACTGCCGGGACGGCATCAGGATCAACCGGCAGGGAGCCTGGGCACTCGTCCGCCCCTCGGGAACCGAACCGATGATGCGAGTCATCGTCGAGGCGGAAGATGAAAAAACCGGCACCGCATTCTTTGCCGACATCATGGCAGAGATCAGGGCATCGGCCCCGGATATCGCCCGTTAG
- a CDS encoding acylphosphatase — translation MKTIRVRVTGKVQHVGFRACTRKIATTLGIGGAVRNLQNGTVEIDATGDDAVLEKFLGMIYTCPRVVIRDLEIEDLPLSRYAEFSICRETGQ, via the coding sequence ATGAAGACGATCAGGGTGCGGGTCACCGGCAAGGTCCAGCACGTCGGTTTTCGGGCCTGCACCAGAAAGATCGCCACGACCCTCGGGATCGGGGGGGCGGTGCGGAACCTCCAGAACGGCACCGTCGAGATCGATGCCACCGGCGATGATGCGGTCCTGGAAAAGTTCCTGGGGATGATCTATACCTGTCCAAGGGTGGTGATACGGGACCTGGAGATCGAGGACCTTCCGCTTTCCAGGTACGCCGAGTTCAGCATCTGCCGGGAGACCGGTCAGTAG
- the cas1 gene encoding CRISPR-associated endonuclease Cas1: protein MTEHLREWVTVAGSGGHIRATRNTLTVLKGAGEERYDIGRVGHLIVVGGHTIHTSAVVALVRAGATISFFDADGFPAGQINPPHPQDAETIRFAQQKVSCHSVALIFAQAGIDARILAIERYGNAHGWDLLYEGELEFLHRSREELPFLIRMEEVRRLHKLVSDMYYEIMARTIPAELGFRRRGRRPHIDPVNAMLSFGYAVLYGSADVTLSAAGLDPDSGTLHEGAGGLIYDIIDGFKPLMIDETVFSLARGGISACDYDTGDRRCYLSENLIQNLLGGIRRTLDDGRINTVVRDYACALLSGTEFSPVY from the coding sequence TGAGGAGCGCTATGATATTGGCAGGGTCGGTCACCTCATCGTCGTCGGCGGGCATACCATCCACACCTCCGCTGTCGTCGCCCTCGTCAGGGCCGGGGCAACCATATCATTTTTTGACGCCGACGGCTTCCCGGCCGGCCAGATCAATCCGCCCCACCCGCAGGACGCTGAAACGATCAGGTTCGCCCAGCAGAAGGTATCGTGTCACTCCGTCGCCCTGATCTTTGCTCAGGCCGGGATCGACGCGCGTATCCTTGCGATCGAGCGTTATGGCAATGCTCACGGCTGGGATCTCCTGTACGAAGGAGAACTCGAGTTCCTCCACCGGTCGCGCGAGGAGTTGCCCTTTCTTATCAGAATGGAGGAGGTCCGCCGGCTTCACAAACTGGTCAGTGACATGTATTACGAGATCATGGCGCGCACCATCCCGGCAGAACTCGGGTTCAGGCGGCGGGGGAGGAGACCCCATATCGATCCCGTCAATGCCATGCTCTCGTTCGGCTACGCCGTCCTCTATGGTTCGGCAGACGTAACGCTCTCGGCCGCAGGGCTGGACCCGGACTCCGGCACCCTGCACGAAGGGGCCGGGGGCCTGATCTACGATATCATCGACGGGTTCAAACCGTTAATGATCGATGAAACGGTCTTCTCCCTTGCGCGGGGAGGGATCTCTGCCTGCGACTACGATACCGGCGATCGGCGCTGCTACCTTTCTGAAAATCTTATACAAAACCTGCTCGGCGGCATCCGCCGTACCCTTGACGACGGCCGGATCAATACCGTGGTGCGCGACTATGCCTGCGCCCTTCTCTCAGGGACAGAATTTTCGCCGGTCTACTGA